ATTCCAGATGTCAACTTGCTGGCCATTCTTGACAAAATGTGTGAAGCGTTCACCCAAGCCATACACACATTCACCTACGCTTAAGCTTAGTTGTTCTCTCATGAAAGTCTCTTTGTCATCGCTGACGATATATCCGAGGTGTCTATAACCGCTTCTGGTCAAAAGCTTATCGCGCCAGTAAAAATTCACAGACCATTTATCTTTCTTAGGGATTTTGAGCATTAAATCTCCGCTTTTTAAAGAAAGTACCTCCTCATCTTCAAGAATATCAACCGGTACCTCCTCAGGATTGATAAAACCCTCAGGTCTGCGCTTCCTTTCTCCTTTAAAATGGTATTGCTGCACACGAATTACACCAGGCATGGGAGAAGAATAACGAATTGTTAACATCGGAATATTTAGCGTATCCCCCCTATGCCGGACAGCTTTGCAGGGCGCATAAACGATTAAAGATTTGCTGTCTTTTTGCCAATCATGTAACGATTCAGGGTTGTGGATCGTATATCCTTCGCGAATCAGCCAATAACCGTTGGTAAATTTCATCAATACCAGCCTCCTGATCTGCGATTTCATATCATTTACTTTCAAAATACAATCTGGTTATTTAATCGCCCCTGCCGTCAATCCTTTGACAATTTGCTTTTGAAGTAAGATAAAGAGAATCAGTACCGGAAGCACGGTAATAGTCGCAAATGCCATGAGGCTGTTCCATTGAATGCCGTAACGCCCGATTGCATTGTAAATACTGGCGGTCAAGGGCCACAACGCCTGATCGCGGTTGAATGTTAAGCTGTAGATCAGATCACCCCATGAAAACAAAAAAGAGATAGCAGCACTGACAATAATACCTGGGAACGCGATAGGAAGTATAATTCTGACAAAAGAGAAAATACGGCTACACCCGTCGATTTGTGCCGCTTCCTCAAGCTCCTTGGGAATGCCCAGGAAATAAGTTCTGAGAACCAAAACTGAAAAGGGGATGCCTAATGTAGCCGTTGCTAATATGGGTCCTAGGTAGGAATTCAAAATCCCAAGTTTGCTAAATACGATAAACAGCGGTGTCAAAATCACGGTTGGAGGTAACATTTGGGTTACCAGAAAAAACAGAATAAAAAGTTTCATCCCGGAAACACGAAACCGTGCCAATCCATAAGCAGCCGGAACGGATAAAACTATGACGATGATCATTGAAAAAAATGAAATCAACAAACTGTTGAAAAGATTGCGGTATACTCCAGAGGAAAAAATGTCGGCATAACCCTTCCCATCTATATGATGAGGCCAATAAGTTGGTGGAAACTGAAAGATTTCACTCTGCGTTTTGATCGAAGTGATAAACATCCAATAAACCGGGAACAAAAACACTAGAACAATGAGTATGGCAACCAGGTTTAACGTCAACTGTTTGTGCCGTGACAAATCACATCACCTCATCCTTCTGGATCATCCATAGATAGATCAAACTAATGATTAACAAAATAAGAAATAAGATATTTGCCACAGCGGCACCAAGGCCAAAGTTAAAGTGGTCGAAGGATAACGTATATGCATAGGTAGAGAGCACTTCAGTTGAATTGACCGGTCCTCCGCCCGTCATGACATACACGAGATCAAACACTTTAAATGTATAAATAAAACCTAGAACCATGACCACCATAATGACCGGCCGTAATAAAGGAATTGTGATGTAAAAAAACTTTTGCAAGGCGTTCGCTCCGTCCAGACTAGCGCTTTCATACACATCTTCAGGCAATGAGCTCAAGCCGGTTGATAACAGAATCATGTTAAACGGAACACCAACCCAAATATTAGCTATAATAACGCCCCACAAGGCCATTTTCGGATTCGTCAGCCACTCGATCGGCTGTTGAATGATTCCTAGTGATAAAAAGATATGATTAACAACCCCTGTTTCGCCTCCCATCATGAATTTAAATAAAAGAGCTGTAATGGTCATCGGAATGAGCCAGCTCACCATCACAATGCCCCGGAGAAGAGAAGCCAAGCGGAATTTCAAATTAAAAAACAGTGCGAGTAAAAAACCGATCACAAATTGGAAAAACACGCTGGCCACCGTATAGATAAAGGTATTTTTCAGGGAAATTCTAAAAACTTCACTATTAATAACTTCCCTGTAGTTCCTCCAGCCAACAAAATGACTGTCCGCAGTCGCCAAATTCATGAGGTTGGAATCTTTAAAGCTCAGGATAATATTGTAGATCAATGGATAACCGATTAATAGCAACATATAAATAATGGCGGGAAGAATAAACAGATAGCCGATACGATTTCTTGTTCCGGACATATGAATATCTCCCTTATTACTATAAATATGTTGTGGGGAAGGGTCTTCCCATTGCGACAGGAAGACCGCTGTTGTTTGTTATTTGCCAATAATACTATCAATGATCACTGCTGCTTCATCGAAAGCCTCTTGTGGAGATTGGGATTCAGTCAAAACTTGCTGAATGGCCACTTGTATTGCCGAAGATATCTCCGGCCACTCAGGAGAAGGTCCACGTGGCACTGCAACATCCATAATTGGAATGAATTCACTCAGATATTGGTCTCCCTTCCAATATTCAGATGTTTCTAATACATCTTTTCTTGGAGGGAAAATATTAGTGCTTGAGGCAAAGGGCTCCAACTGTTTTGGATCTTGCAGCCATTTTAAAAATTCCCAAGCCTCGTCGACATTTTTTCCTTTAACAATGGTTAGGTTGCCACCTCCGAGTACGGAAGCGCTTTTGACATCCTTCGGGATCATAGCGATACCGAAATTCAAATCAGGAGCGTCTTCTTTAATACGTGTAATATTCCATGGCCCGTTTATCATCATCGCTACTCTTCCAGCTGCAAATTGCTTGGCTATATCATCCTGGGTTGCGTTGACAACATCTTTGCTCATAGAACCATCTTTCAAGAGATCCTCAAACAGTGTGATGGCTTTAACAGCCTCCGGTGAATTTATGTTCTGGTAGTCTCCTCCAGCAGAGATTAAGAAAGGATAAAACTGAAACGTTGATTCTTCCGATCTTACGGCAGAAATTGCAAAACCGTAATGTTCATTGTCCGTTAATTTCTTTGCAGTCTCCCTTAATTCTTCCCAAGTTGCAGGAGGTTCTTCAATACCTGCTTTTTCAAACATATCCTTGTTGTAAAACAAAGCGAGAGTGTTACTCTCATAGGGCAGGCCATAATAGCGGCCATTATATTTTGTCGAATTCAGAGGCCCTTCATAATAATTTTCTGCTTGTCCCCATTCTTGAATGCGATCGGTTAAATCCTCAAGAACTCCTATGGCTGCAAAAGAAGCGTTATCGACACCATCCATAAAGACAATATCGGGCAACGTTTCTCCAGCAACCCCAATGGAAAGCTGCTTCTTCGTTTCATCAAAAGGCACATATTCCATAACAACTTTCACTTTATCCTGAAGTTTGTTGTACTCTTCTGCCAGTTTTTCAAACTCTGTTTGCTGTTTTCCTGTAAAGTAATGCCACACCTTAATTTCCGTGCTGTCTCCATTGCTGGTTTCGCCAGAGGATGAGTCGGTGTCCTGTCCACATGCCGTTAACAACAACAATAAAATTAACGCTAAGCCAAATATTTTCCCTATTTTCAAGTTCAACACCCCGACTATTTAGTATACTTTTTGATTCGAAACCCTACCAGCATATTGAAGTAAAAAATAGATTCAAGATGAAGAAAATGTCATCGTTTTCATTTCATTTTTAACCTTTCTTTATTTACACCTCCCTACACCTATTTAGTTAGTTTATTGGATGAATTAAGTATAACTGCATTTAGATTGAATTGTCAATAAATTAATTAGAAAACACTTTAGTATTTTGCTGCTAATATGTTATTATGTTTATTGGATAAACAAATTTAATTGAATACTAGCACCATTCTCAAAAAATCTTCTTGCATAAGGCAGGATTCTATAAAAGAGAATAGATTCCCTTTTTACATATCATCAATAACAAGGAGAATAGCTCATGAAAACTGGAGATCAAAATTTAGTCAAAAAAATCAACAAGTGCATCGTTTTGCACACCATTCAAACCAAAAGTCCCATCTCACGATCACAAATTTCCCAAGCAACTGGTTTGAATAAAGCGACTGTCTCCTCTCTAGTCACTGAATTAATCAAAGAACATTTGGTACATGAAATAGGCACCGGACAATCTTACGGTGGCCGCAAACCCGTTATGTTATATTTTAATCAAAATGCCGGATACTCGATCGGCATCGATTTAGGAGTAAATTACATTCTTGGCGTATTAACCGACTTGAAAGGTCATATCATTGAAAAGATTTTTGTGTCATTGAACAAGCAAGATTATCCTTATGTCATTAATGAGGTTATAAAAATTATCCATAAATTATTCAGACAGACACCAAAGAGTCCATATGGCATTATCGGAATTGGGATTGGCGTTCCTGGGATTGTAAACAGAGAAGGAACGATCTTGTTTGCGCCTAACTTAAATTGGAGAAATATAAATATTAAAGAGGAGATTAAGAAAGAATTTGATTTGCCGGTCATTGTTGAAAACGATGCCAATTCGGGTGCACACGGAGAACATATATACGGGGCCGGAAAAAATATATCCAATCTTGTGTATGTAAACATTGGAATCGGCATTGGAACAGGCATTATTATTGACAACAAGTTATTTAAAGGTGCAACCGGCATTTCTGGAGAGATGGGGCATCAAACTATTGATTTAAAAGGAATGAAATGCCGATGTGGAAATAAAGGTTGCTGGGAATTATATGCCTCTGAAAGTGCCTTGCGTAAGCTTGCAAAACAAATACCCGTTTTTCGGAATGCTGAAAACATCGGCATTGAGGATCTCATTGAGAAAGCTAACCAAGGTAACAGAGATGTGATTAGTTTGTTTGACAGATTAGGAGAATATATTGGCATTGGATTAATTAATGTTATCAATACCTTTAACCCACATTTGGTCATCATCGGTAACCGCTTCTCTCTACTAAAGAACTGGATTTTGAACCCTATTAACCGGGTGTTAGAACAAAGATTGCCGCCATTCCAGCGTGAAGCCTGCTCTGTTACATTTTCCGAACTTGGCATTTATTCCTGTGCCTTGGGCTCAGCCGCTTTTGCCGTTTCCAGTTTCTTCGACAAAGAAAAAGTCATTGTGGAATAAGGACGCTTGAACGAAGCTGTTAAATTAATTAAAAATGGGCCAGGTTAAAGCAAACGGCTCCAACCCGTGCCCTTTTTCCTGAGGTTGATTCATGTACCTTTACCCCTTACCGTCAACTTCTCAAGGTTGATTTGCCAGAAATCTCATTACCTCCAGCACATATTCTTGATTTTGATAAGTAAAGGGTAGTATGGCCAGCCAACTTTCCCAAGTTTCAATTTTTGCCGTTTTGAACCAATGGTGTTCCCCATCAATAGGCAGAGCCAACAATTCAGCTGCTCCTGTTTCTGCGTTAAAACGTACATAATCACCTAAATGCTGGGGTATGTCACTATTGGGGAATAACTCATTCAAGGGAGCTACCCCCAGCTCGTCAAGCAACGGATGCCAGAATTCATAGGGTACGAGGTAAACATCTGCTTCTGCAGCCACCATATGGGTGGTCACTAATGCCTCGGCAAATGGAAACACCTTCACTTGAACGGGGACAGCTTCAATTTGTGCTGCTAATACCTTTGTTAATGGTTCTTCCCAATCGGCGACGATTTCGGAATAGATATAAATGTGAACCTGCTCCCTTTCCTTGTGCACAAGCCCAGTACATGAGGCCAGCAACAACACGGCTAGTAGTATCAGCACGAATTTAAAGAATGCTATTCTCCCTATCATCATCAGCCAGTATGTTACTCCTTTCCTGGCGTATGGTGGCTATCATTGGGCCCGTCGTGACCTCCAGGAAACCAAATTTTGTACCGGCCGCTTAAGGCTAACAGGCTGAACATATACAAACAATTGTCATAATAGCGCCTGTTTCCTGTTCTAAGCGGTGTGTTCCAAAACAGGTCAACCATCTTCCTGGCATGGGGCTCGTCAGCGGCAAGGGAGGCCATGGCATTGGTGGCCAGCAAGCCGACCGGGTGCAACGCCTTTTCTTCAAAAGGCTCGCCTGCGATGGTGTACCGGCGGTAATCTTCTGGGTCCTTATCTGCAAAGAATGCCTGAATCTTATTGGCAATCTCCACCTGCTGAGGATCTTTGCCAAACCAGGCATAATCCAGGCCGATATTGGCTGCCACTCGGTACGAATCACTGAAGAAATGTCCGTATCCCCGCTCGTTGTTCGGTGTGCCGTCATAAAAGGCATACTCGGGGGCCAAGCCTGTTTCAGGATGGCAAGCCAAATGGAGGTATTGGCGGCTCGCTTCAGCCGCTTCCTTCCAAAACGGCCGGTCTTCCTCATTGGCCCATAAGGCAAACAATTCATAGAAATGGGGCAAGTGGTAAGAGGGATCGGTAAACTCACATTCCGGTATAAACTTAATCAATTTGTTCTCCCGGTTCCACATGGGGTAGCCCCGCCCATTTTCCCCCTGGTGCAAGCAGGTGTGAAGCAATGTCCTGGCCTGGCGGCTGTAGTCATACGGCTCCGGCCCGTCCCCCCAGCGGTGCGAGGCAAAAAAGAGGGCCATGGCAAAATACTCTTCACCATCTGGGGCAGGGCCATAGGCACGTTTGCTTCCGTCAGGATTGCATGACCAGGCAAAATAACCGGCGTGTTCTCCCTCGTTTAAATACATATAGGTTTTGGCCCAATTCCACAATCGGTTGAACACGTCTTGGCGATCCATTTGGACAGCCATCATCATGCCATAGGACATGCCTTCTGTCCTGACATCCAAATTGCCCGTATCCAGTATATAGGCAAGATCAGCACCGGTTTCATAATAGATTTTTGTCTCATCATCACCATATAGCAGCGCCTGCCAGGTTTCTTCCAGTTTTGTTTCAATCTCGCTCTCCGGGTAGCCATATGCCTTAAAAAGATTGGGATAAACACCCGTATAAAAGGCTCCTTTCCCCATGGTCACAGCCTCTCCCTTCATCATTTCCGTTCAAAAAACAAATGCTAAAAGTCAGTTGTGCTCAGAAATAATCAAACGGTCATCCAATCCGGCGTAGGTGGGTGTTTCATCTTTGACAGGCATCACTTCAATGAAGGTGACCTCATTCTTCGTCAGCGTAAAGGATAGGAGCAGCCAGCCTTGCAGACCCTCCCTTTTCTCCGTGCGCAGCAGAGGAATGGCCGCCTCCTTGAGCGTGTCCACTTGCGCCGGCTTGGGAAAACGGGGCCGTCCCATCTGTTGCCACACCCGCCAGGGATTGGCGTGTTGTTCATCTACCGTTTGACGCTTAATAAACACCTCCTTAGCATCGATGGCTAGTTTCAGATTGATTTGTTGCTCAAACCCGTCCCCTTCCTCCATCACCACATTCCAGGCAACCAAAGCGATGGACCCATCGTCTCTCTTGGTCACAATCAG
This Caldalkalibacillus uzonensis DNA region includes the following protein-coding sequences:
- a CDS encoding glycosyl hydrolase family 8, with translation MGKGAFYTGVYPNLFKAYGYPESEIETKLEETWQALLYGDDETKIYYETGADLAYILDTGNLDVRTEGMSYGMMMAVQMDRQDVFNRLWNWAKTYMYLNEGEHAGYFAWSCNPDGSKRAYGPAPDGEEYFAMALFFASHRWGDGPEPYDYSRQARTLLHTCLHQGENGRGYPMWNRENKLIKFIPECEFTDPSYHLPHFYELFALWANEEDRPFWKEAAEASRQYLHLACHPETGLAPEYAFYDGTPNNERGYGHFFSDSYRVAANIGLDYAWFGKDPQQVEIANKIQAFFADKDPEDYRRYTIAGEPFEEKALHPVGLLATNAMASLAADEPHARKMVDLFWNTPLRTGNRRYYDNCLYMFSLLALSGRYKIWFPGGHDGPNDSHHTPGKE
- a CDS encoding carbohydrate ABC transporter permease, translating into MSRHKQLTLNLVAILIVLVFLFPVYWMFITSIKTQSEIFQFPPTYWPHHIDGKGYADIFSSGVYRNLFNSLLISFFSMIIVIVLSVPAAYGLARFRVSGMKLFILFFLVTQMLPPTVILTPLFIVFSKLGILNSYLGPILATATLGIPFSVLVLRTYFLGIPKELEEAAQIDGCSRIFSFVRIILPIAFPGIIVSAAISFLFSWGDLIYSLTFNRDQALWPLTASIYNAIGRYGIQWNSLMAFATITVLPVLILFILLQKQIVKGLTAGAIK
- a CDS encoding ABC transporter substrate-binding protein; the encoded protein is MLNLKIGKIFGLALILLLLLTACGQDTDSSSGETSNGDSTEIKVWHYFTGKQQTEFEKLAEEYNKLQDKVKVVMEYVPFDETKKQLSIGVAGETLPDIVFMDGVDNASFAAIGVLEDLTDRIQEWGQAENYYEGPLNSTKYNGRYYGLPYESNTLALFYNKDMFEKAGIEEPPATWEELRETAKKLTDNEHYGFAISAVRSEESTFQFYPFLISAGGDYQNINSPEAVKAITLFEDLLKDGSMSKDVVNATQDDIAKQFAAGRVAMMINGPWNITRIKEDAPDLNFGIAMIPKDVKSASVLGGGNLTIVKGKNVDEAWEFLKWLQDPKQLEPFASSTNIFPPRKDVLETSEYWKGDQYLSEFIPIMDVAVPRGPSPEWPEISSAIQVAIQQVLTESQSPQEAFDEAAVIIDSIIGK
- a CDS encoding ROK family transcriptional regulator, whose product is MKTGDQNLVKKINKCIVLHTIQTKSPISRSQISQATGLNKATVSSLVTELIKEHLVHEIGTGQSYGGRKPVMLYFNQNAGYSIGIDLGVNYILGVLTDLKGHIIEKIFVSLNKQDYPYVINEVIKIIHKLFRQTPKSPYGIIGIGIGVPGIVNREGTILFAPNLNWRNINIKEEIKKEFDLPVIVENDANSGAHGEHIYGAGKNISNLVYVNIGIGIGTGIIIDNKLFKGATGISGEMGHQTIDLKGMKCRCGNKGCWELYASESALRKLAKQIPVFRNAENIGIEDLIEKANQGNRDVISLFDRLGEYIGIGLINVINTFNPHLVIIGNRFSLLKNWILNPINRVLEQRLPPFQREACSVTFSELGIYSCALGSAAFAVSSFFDKEKVIVE
- a CDS encoding carbohydrate ABC transporter permease, whose product is MSGTRNRIGYLFILPAIIYMLLLIGYPLIYNIILSFKDSNLMNLATADSHFVGWRNYREVINSEVFRISLKNTFIYTVASVFFQFVIGFLLALFFNLKFRLASLLRGIVMVSWLIPMTITALLFKFMMGGETGVVNHIFLSLGIIQQPIEWLTNPKMALWGVIIANIWVGVPFNMILLSTGLSSLPEDVYESASLDGANALQKFFYITIPLLRPVIMVVMVLGFIYTFKVFDLVYVMTGGGPVNSTEVLSTYAYTLSFDHFNFGLGAAVANILFLILLIISLIYLWMIQKDEVM